In one Nitrospira sp. genomic region, the following are encoded:
- the ftsY gene encoding signal recognition particle-docking protein FtsY — protein sequence MSWLDCLQQGLAKTRSALSRSLDALTGRGLDPAACEDLEAALIASDIGARTVARLMDRLREQGAAAGTARAVLRATLLDVLRNVPQEPLERLIAKGPNPFVILLVGVNGVGKTTTLAKLAQRLKQSGRTPLLVAGDTFRAAAIEQLEHWGARIGVDVIRHTQGADPSAVVFDGLAAAKARGADVVLIDTAGRLHTNTNLMNELKKVKRVLAREVPGAPHEVLLVLDGTVGQNAVAQAKQFHDAVGVTGLALTKLDGTARGGIVVAIAEALKIPVRLIGVGESAEALQDFDAPAFVDALIGQR from the coding sequence ATGAGCTGGCTGGATTGCTTGCAGCAGGGGCTGGCGAAGACGCGCTCGGCGCTGAGCCGTTCGCTGGATGCCCTGACTGGCCGCGGGCTCGATCCGGCGGCGTGCGAGGACCTGGAAGCAGCGCTCATCGCCTCCGACATCGGCGCACGGACCGTGGCGCGGCTCATGGACCGTCTTCGGGAGCAGGGCGCTGCAGCCGGCACGGCGCGCGCGGTCCTGCGGGCGACCCTGCTGGACGTCCTGCGCAACGTTCCGCAGGAGCCGCTTGAGCGCCTCATCGCCAAGGGGCCCAACCCCTTCGTGATTCTGCTGGTCGGCGTCAACGGCGTTGGCAAGACCACGACCCTTGCCAAGCTGGCGCAGCGACTCAAACAGAGCGGGCGGACGCCGCTGCTCGTCGCGGGCGACACCTTCCGCGCGGCGGCCATCGAGCAACTGGAGCACTGGGGAGCGCGGATCGGCGTGGATGTGATCCGGCACACGCAGGGGGCCGATCCCTCGGCGGTCGTCTTCGACGGCCTCGCCGCCGCCAAGGCGCGCGGGGCGGACGTCGTGCTCATCGACACGGCCGGCCGGCTCCACACCAATACTAATTTGATGAACGAACTCAAAAAAGTGAAACGGGTGCTGGCGCGCGAGGTGCCCGGCGCGCCGCACGAAGTCCTGCTGGTGCTCGACGGCACGGTGGGCCAGAATGCGGTGGCGCAGGCGAAACAGTTCCACGATGCCGTCGGCGTGACAGGCCTGGCCCTGACCAAATTGGACGGCACCGCGCGCGGCGGCATCGTGGTGGCGATTGCGGAGGCGTTGAAGATTCCCGTGCGTCTGATCGGCGTCGGCGAATCAGCCGAGGCGCTGCAAGACTTCGACGCGCCGGCCTTCGTGGATGCGCTGATTGGACAGCGCTGA
- a CDS encoding M1 family metallopeptidase, with protein MRVRWPSIGVAVALFVGVDYPVQAAQPPAPAVDILHHQLEVQVTPATHELRAVDQMTVRALTDELPEASFVLNASLRVVLVLEPGSRGIRPLGIVAKPGSSEQTVTVRFGKPLLKDETVELVWQYQGTINDPPHDPNHLRFVTPSDTAGHIGPEGVYLSGETRWYPDRQDSLATFGVRVRTPSDWHAVTHGTQLARTVADGEAAAVWAIAAKTEALSLVANRFVVTRRDWKGVEVSTYLFPDDAALAEAYLEASIQYLETYSKLLGPYPFPKFSVVENFFPSGLGMPSFTLLGSGVVKRHYVQPYALGHEIVHSWIGNHVFNAPGQGNWVEGLTTYLANYYYEELTGTPAQAREQRRMMLLGYAVYVQPEQDYPVAQFTQTHDPKDNAIGYQKAAMIFHMVRRNLGDETFWTALRTLVARYGEKHAGWREVEQTFADASGRDLREFFAHWVEQPGAAPLPQAPSVPADPEYNLFRRIPREALPPMLNLFVTDPARAVVVPTGGSEQDRVPYVELAAQIAAKDATVARQDERNVETTKGSLLVLGGPGINTAAEWAVRGCGGNIRIEKDAVMIEGKTYQGPGLAALVSCRRPDDPAHVVTLFYGATPAAAAKVARRLFFYGWQGYLVFQDGAVAARGDLAGARDREVQGAAQEG; from the coding sequence ATGCGCGTTCGCTGGCCGTCCATCGGGGTCGCAGTGGCACTCTTCGTTGGCGTGGATTATCCGGTCCAGGCCGCTCAGCCGCCCGCGCCTGCCGTCGACATTCTCCATCACCAGCTGGAAGTGCAGGTGACGCCCGCCACACATGAACTGCGGGCGGTGGACCAGATGACCGTCCGGGCGCTGACCGACGAGCTGCCCGAGGCGTCGTTCGTGCTCAACGCAAGCCTGCGCGTTGTCCTGGTGCTGGAGCCCGGTTCACGCGGCATCCGGCCCCTGGGGATCGTGGCTAAACCGGGTTCGTCCGAGCAGACCGTGACCGTGCGATTTGGGAAGCCCTTGCTGAAGGATGAGACGGTAGAGCTCGTCTGGCAGTATCAGGGCACGATCAACGACCCGCCGCACGACCCAAATCATCTGCGCTTTGTCACGCCCAGCGATACGGCCGGCCACATCGGTCCGGAGGGGGTCTATCTCAGCGGGGAGACCCGCTGGTATCCCGATCGGCAGGACTCGCTGGCCACGTTCGGCGTGCGTGTGCGGACGCCCTCGGACTGGCACGCGGTTACCCATGGCACGCAGCTCGCCCGGACGGTCGCCGACGGCGAGGCGGCGGCGGTCTGGGCCATTGCGGCAAAGACGGAAGCCCTCTCGCTGGTCGCCAACCGCTTTGTGGTCACCCGGCGCGACTGGAAGGGCGTTGAGGTTTCGACCTATTTGTTTCCCGATGACGCGGCGTTGGCCGAGGCGTATCTCGAGGCCTCGATCCAATATCTCGAGACCTATAGCAAGCTGCTTGGGCCCTATCCCTTTCCGAAGTTTTCTGTCGTGGAGAATTTTTTCCCCAGCGGCCTGGGGATGCCGTCCTTCACGCTGCTGGGCAGCGGCGTGGTCAAGCGGCATTACGTCCAGCCCTACGCGCTGGGCCACGAAATCGTCCATTCGTGGATCGGCAACCACGTGTTCAACGCGCCCGGACAGGGCAACTGGGTGGAGGGGCTGACGACCTATCTGGCCAATTACTATTACGAGGAGCTGACCGGCACGCCCGCGCAGGCGCGCGAGCAGCGGCGCATGATGCTGCTGGGCTACGCCGTCTATGTGCAGCCGGAGCAGGACTATCCGGTTGCGCAGTTCACGCAAACGCACGATCCGAAAGACAACGCCATCGGCTATCAAAAAGCCGCGATGATCTTCCATATGGTGCGGCGCAATCTGGGCGACGAGACCTTCTGGACGGCACTGCGCACGCTCGTCGCGCGGTACGGCGAGAAGCATGCGGGCTGGCGAGAGGTCGAGCAGACATTCGCCGACGCGTCCGGCCGGGACCTGCGAGAATTTTTTGCCCACTGGGTGGAGCAGCCGGGCGCCGCCCCTCTCCCACAGGCACCGTCCGTCCCGGCCGATCCCGAGTACAACTTGTTCCGGCGCATTCCGCGTGAAGCGCTGCCGCCCATGCTGAACCTCTTTGTGACTGACCCGGCGCGGGCGGTGGTGGTGCCGACAGGAGGCTCCGAGCAGGACCGTGTGCCCTATGTGGAGCTGGCCGCGCAGATAGCGGCAAAGGATGCGACCGTCGCTCGGCAGGACGAGCGGAATGTCGAGACCACGAAGGGGTCGTTGCTGGTGCTGGGCGGGCCCGGCATCAACACCGCAGCCGAGTGGGCGGTGCGCGGGTGTGGCGGGAATATCCGCATCGAAAAAGATGCTGTGATGATCGAAGGGAAGACCTATCAGGGGCCGGGGCTGGCTGCGCTGGTGTCGTGCCGGCGCCCGGACGATCCCGCGCACGTGGTGACGCTCTTTTATGGGGCCACACCGGCCGCCGCAGCGAAAGTGGCGCGGCGCTTGTTTTTTTACGGGTGGCAGGGCTATCTGGTGTTTCAGGACGGGGCCGTGGCCGCGCGCGGGGATTTGGCCGGCGCCCGCGACCGGGAGGTACAGGGTGCCGCGCAAGAAGGGTGA
- a CDS encoding PhoH family protein yields MRKIKLREGTNAASLFGSQDRHLKLIEDALGVQIAARGEELSLEGPPDAVQKAGRIIDELASLTIEGYELRPDDVSVAVRATHGAQATPLKDLLVGTVPIATKKRFIAPKSATQKIYLDAIQKYDIVIGIGPAGTGKTYLAMAMAVAALTKREVSRIILARPAVEAGEKLGFLPGDMYAKVNPYLRPLYDALFDMMDVERANRLIERGEIEIAPLAFMRGRTLNDSFVILDEAQNATAEQMKMFLTRLGFNSKVVVTGDITQVDLPADRRSGLIEVRDILHEIPGIEFVYFDEQDVVRHRLVREIIKAYDRHQPPPPGARGVKSHAPRHRTGGDNQQPH; encoded by the coding sequence GTGCGCAAGATTAAACTGCGAGAGGGCACCAACGCTGCCAGCCTGTTTGGGTCCCAAGACCGCCATCTCAAACTGATCGAAGATGCCCTGGGCGTGCAGATCGCTGCGCGCGGGGAGGAGCTGTCGCTCGAGGGGCCTCCCGACGCAGTCCAGAAGGCTGGGCGCATCATCGACGAATTGGCATCCCTGACCATCGAGGGCTACGAACTGCGTCCGGACGACGTGTCAGTGGCCGTGCGGGCCACGCACGGAGCGCAGGCCACCCCTCTCAAGGACTTGTTGGTGGGCACGGTGCCCATCGCGACGAAAAAGCGCTTCATCGCGCCCAAATCTGCCACGCAGAAAATCTATCTCGACGCGATCCAGAAATACGACATCGTCATTGGCATCGGGCCAGCCGGGACGGGCAAAACGTATCTGGCCATGGCCATGGCCGTTGCCGCGCTGACAAAACGCGAGGTGAGCCGCATCATCCTGGCGCGGCCCGCGGTGGAGGCGGGCGAAAAACTCGGCTTCCTGCCCGGCGACATGTACGCCAAGGTCAATCCCTATCTCCGGCCCCTCTACGACGCCCTCTTCGACATGATGGACGTCGAGCGGGCGAACCGGCTCATCGAGCGGGGCGAGATTGAGATCGCCCCGCTGGCCTTCATGCGCGGGCGGACGCTCAACGATTCGTTCGTGATCCTGGACGAGGCACAAAACGCCACCGCCGAGCAGATGAAGATGTTCCTGACGCGCCTCGGGTTCAACTCCAAGGTGGTCGTCACCGGCGACATCACGCAGGTGGATCTGCCCGCTGACCGCCGATCCGGCCTCATCGAGGTGCGCGACATCCTGCACGAAATTCCCGGCATTGAGTTCGTCTATTTCGACGAGCAGGACGTCGTCCGGCACCGGCTCGTGCGGGAGATCATCAAGGCCTACGACCGCCACCAGCCCCCGCCTCCGGGCGCACGCGGCGTGAAGTCGCACGCCCCGCGCCACCGGACCGGCGGCGACAATCAGCAACCACACTGA
- a CDS encoding phosphatase PAP2 family protein gives MEGTDQAVRGEPVERAPHRAAPRAVSRVPLACALAALVLLVGAVRQMDRPTLEVVRALRAVAIERVGDAGDLLGKGWTLLALSGLFVAVGYWRADSTWRAAGVQGWIAHAVTGILVQGLKHSLGRPRPRLHQEDTFVTGPTLEAGYDSFPSGHAAISFAVAAVLATHFPRWARPAYALAGFVALTRIFRGAHFVSDVVAGIGLGLVVGTLVVAPRHQWRIRVQACVVPAVSWLVAGGALLWLLVWPASDLRTAGLLLGAGVLTGLSHWTARGARSEAVR, from the coding sequence ATGGAAGGCACGGATCAAGCGGTGCGTGGCGAGCCGGTCGAGCGCGCACCGCACCGGGCGGCCCCCCGCGCGGTCAGCCGGGTGCCGCTTGCCTGCGCCCTGGCCGCGCTCGTACTTCTTGTCGGCGCGGTGCGCCAGATGGATCGGCCCACCCTTGAAGTCGTCCGAGCCTTGCGCGCAGTCGCAATCGAGCGGGTGGGCGACGCCGGCGATCTGCTCGGCAAGGGCTGGACGCTGCTGGCACTCAGCGGGCTCTTCGTGGCCGTGGGCTACTGGCGTGCCGATTCGACGTGGCGCGCCGCCGGCGTCCAGGGCTGGATCGCCCACGCCGTCACAGGGATTCTGGTCCAAGGACTTAAGCACAGCCTCGGGCGTCCGCGGCCGCGCCTCCATCAGGAGGACACCTTCGTCACCGGGCCGACGCTCGAAGCAGGCTACGATTCGTTTCCCTCCGGCCACGCGGCCATCTCGTTTGCCGTTGCCGCTGTCCTGGCAACGCATTTCCCGCGCTGGGCGCGCCCGGCCTATGCGCTGGCCGGGTTCGTTGCGCTGACCCGCATCTTCCGTGGTGCGCATTTCGTCTCCGATGTGGTGGCGGGCATCGGGCTGGGGCTTGTCGTCGGCACGTTGGTCGTGGCCCCAAGGCATCAGTGGAGGATCAGAGTGCAGGCGTGTGTCGTGCCGGCCGTGTCCTGGCTCGTGGCGGGCGGTGCGCTTCTGTGGCTGCTCGTCTGGCCGGCGTCCGATCTGCGCACGGCCGGCCTGCTGCTTGGCGCCGGCGTGCTGACCGGACTCTCGCACTGGACGGCACGAGGCGCGCGATCCGAAGCCGTCCGCTAG
- the ybeY gene encoding rRNA maturation RNase YbeY — protein sequence MSVLLGSRLRSRRLRLPALRTLAARVLRAAGAARSSVSLLLVGDRTMRGLNRRYRRKDRTTDVLAFLARGAPPRTPYVPRGTSALLGDVVISLPQAVRQAKAAGHSTDREMTLLLIHGTLHLLGYDHERSARAARRMHRKERAVLRGLGRIPRLIERPR from the coding sequence ATGTCAGTGCTGCTCGGCAGTCGTCTGCGCAGTCGGCGGCTGCGGCTGCCCGCGCTGCGTACGCTCGCGGCGCGCGTGCTGCGCGCCGCCGGCGCGGCGCGCTCCTCCGTCAGTCTTCTGCTGGTCGGTGATCGAACCATGCGCGGCCTGAATCGCCGGTATCGCCGCAAGGACCGTACGACCGACGTGCTGGCTTTTTTGGCCAGGGGTGCCCCGCCCCGTACGCCGTACGTTCCCCGGGGGACGTCGGCGCTGCTCGGGGACGTCGTGATCTCGCTCCCGCAGGCGGTGCGGCAGGCAAAAGCCGCCGGCCATTCGACGGATCGGGAGATGACCCTCCTGCTCATTCACGGGACGCTGCATCTGCTCGGCTACGATCATGAGCGGAGTGCGCGCGCGGCGCGGCGCATGCACCGCAAAGAGCGGGCGGTGCTGCGAGGCCTCGGTCGTATTCCCAGACTGATAGAAAGGCCCCGCTAA
- a CDS encoding lipid A biosynthesis protein gives MSTTELLWLGIGFLGQGVFFMRWVVQWIASEKHAESRVPVAFWYMSLIGGLITLAYALYRKDPVFIAGQSVGAIVYLRNLMLIARASRSAAAPAQTQDPT, from the coding sequence ATGAGCACAACCGAACTCCTCTGGCTTGGGATCGGCTTTCTTGGGCAGGGGGTTTTTTTCATGCGCTGGGTCGTGCAGTGGATCGCCTCGGAGAAGCACGCCGAGAGCCGCGTCCCGGTCGCCTTCTGGTACATGAGCCTCATCGGCGGCCTGATCACGCTCGCCTATGCCCTCTATCGCAAAGACCCCGTGTTCATCGCCGGCCAGAGCGTCGGCGCCATCGTCTACCTGCGCAATCTCATGCTGATCGCCCGTGCCAGCCGCTCCGCAGCAGCCCCTGCACAGACCCAGGACCCCACATGA
- a CDS encoding glycosyltransferase family 39 protein, with the protein MNEVEWHPAVQDNRSVHLVLLLALAALLFFLGLGSLGLTDRDEGSNAEAAREMVETGDWVSPTLNYQPRFAKPAFIYWLMSAAYTTFGVSEFSARLPSAVAGVGLILLQYLVLARLRTPLVGLLSAVMLLLNLEIVAIGRMALTDSVLILCTTLSLYGFWLGFNGEARARHWIWLFYVGMGLGTLTKGPIGLAVPLLAVVPYLTLTKRWPQFWQKGVPLAGLAVCLAIALPWYATMLALHGSRYSQSAQADTIGRFAHTIGGHGGTLLFYVPILLFGFFPWSGLTSVALYQTWQEWRASRGSLQGRAGDLELFAALWLVAGFVFFSLSATRLPHYIGPLFPAAAILAACYWNRCLSEPAPPGLRAAIHLTMGLGFLLGLGFSSAPALYDRFIDVIGKEFPMASQASPGFGPVAVGLTLVLGCALIGVFGFSDDRRAGTFWAAGAMIAIVILLAIQVILPRFNAAFIAPPQELAYAAGVNLGPDDRLILYGPARPSLIFYAKRPVLVIRPGEEDQLRPLVSGTGRTLILLPSRLKPKLPPEAAGFVTILQSSGYSLLASDSILKLPANLPPPPVYDPAKDPHARYKQ; encoded by the coding sequence ATGAATGAGGTTGAGTGGCATCCAGCTGTACAGGACAACCGGAGCGTCCACCTCGTTCTCCTGCTGGCCCTGGCCGCCCTTCTTTTCTTTCTCGGGCTGGGGAGCCTCGGCCTAACCGACCGCGACGAGGGCAGTAACGCCGAGGCCGCTCGCGAGATGGTCGAAACGGGCGATTGGGTCAGCCCCACCCTCAACTACCAGCCCCGCTTCGCCAAACCGGCCTTCATCTACTGGCTGATGAGCGCGGCCTATACAACCTTCGGCGTCTCCGAATTCAGCGCCCGCCTGCCCTCGGCCGTGGCCGGGGTCGGACTGATCCTGCTCCAGTATCTGGTGCTGGCGCGCCTCCGCACGCCGCTGGTCGGCCTGCTCAGTGCCGTGATGCTGCTCTTGAACCTGGAAATCGTCGCGATCGGTCGCATGGCCCTGACCGACAGCGTGCTGATCTTGTGCACCACCCTGTCGCTCTATGGGTTTTGGCTTGGGTTCAACGGAGAGGCGCGCGCCCGCCACTGGATCTGGCTCTTCTACGTGGGCATGGGCCTTGGCACATTGACCAAAGGCCCCATCGGCCTGGCCGTGCCGCTGCTGGCCGTTGTGCCCTATCTCACGCTCACCAAACGCTGGCCACAATTCTGGCAGAAGGGCGTTCCGCTCGCGGGCCTGGCAGTGTGTCTGGCAATCGCCCTGCCCTGGTACGCCACGATGCTCGCCCTCCACGGCAGCCGCTACAGCCAGTCGGCACAGGCCGATACGATCGGCCGGTTTGCACACACGATCGGCGGCCACGGCGGAACGCTGCTCTTTTATGTGCCGATCCTCCTGTTTGGCTTTTTCCCGTGGAGCGGATTGACCTCCGTGGCCCTCTACCAGACGTGGCAGGAGTGGCGCGCCTCGAGAGGCAGCCTCCAGGGCCGAGCTGGTGACCTGGAACTCTTCGCCGCGCTGTGGCTGGTAGCCGGTTTTGTGTTCTTCAGCCTCTCCGCCACGCGACTGCCCCATTATATTGGTCCGCTGTTTCCGGCTGCCGCGATCCTGGCCGCCTGTTACTGGAACCGCTGCCTCTCTGAGCCGGCCCCGCCGGGCCTGCGCGCGGCCATCCATCTCACGATGGGGCTGGGCTTCCTGCTGGGGCTGGGCTTCTCCTCGGCGCCGGCGCTCTACGACCGGTTCATCGACGTGATTGGCAAGGAATTTCCCATGGCCTCGCAGGCCTCGCCGGGCTTTGGCCCTGTCGCCGTCGGCCTGACGCTCGTGCTCGGCTGCGCGCTGATCGGCGTCTTCGGCTTCTCGGACGACCGGCGGGCGGGCACCTTCTGGGCCGCGGGCGCCATGATCGCAATCGTGATCCTGCTGGCGATCCAAGTGATCCTGCCGCGGTTCAACGCCGCCTTCATCGCCCCGCCGCAGGAGCTGGCCTATGCCGCGGGCGTGAACCTCGGCCCAGACGACCGGCTGATTCTCTACGGCCCGGCGCGGCCGTCGCTGATCTTTTACGCAAAACGGCCAGTGCTCGTGATCAGGCCCGGCGAGGAGGACCAGCTGCGCCCGCTTGTGTCCGGAACGGGCCGGACCCTAATCCTGCTGCCCTCACGTCTAAAGCCCAAGCTGCCGCCGGAGGCCGCGGGGTTTGTCACGATTTTGCAGAGCTCGGGCTACAGTTTGCTGGCCAGCGACTCCATCCTCAAGTTACCGGCCAATCTTCCCCCACCGCCAGTCTACGATCCGGCAAAGGATCCGCACGCGAGATATAAACAGTAA